The window TGTGCTACGTTGGCTTCTCCGGTATAGCCAAGGTCAACTGCTGCTTTACTTTTCACAAGACATCCTCCGTCCAGTATTTTATATTTTGGAAACCAGACTACTACATTATCGGCAGTATGTCCTTCACCCAGAAAGTCTACTATAAATTCTTCTCCGCCAATGCGGTAAGGTTTTCCAGTTTTTATAAGTTCAGTAGAAGTTGCTTTTCCTTCTTTCTTTAGAATTTCATTGGTTTTCGCTGTAGCATAGGTTTTAATTCCTTTCTTGTTGTAAAAGCTTAAATCTCCGGCTCTGTCTTCGTGTGAATGGGTAGCAAATACAGCAATAACAGGAAGATTATGTCGCTTCTGAATCGTGTCCAGCAGACTTTGGTATTGTGATTTCTGCCATGGAACATCAAACAAAACAACTCCTTTTTTGGTCACCAGATAAACTGCATTGGTAGAATATTCTTTACCTCCGAATACTCCGAAAGTTTTATAAATATAAAAGTTAGGCTTAATTTGTGGTTCAATTACAAAATCTCTTACCTGAGTGGTCTGAGCATTTGCCAATGGGCTTAATAACATCGAAATAATAAAAAACGGAATGCTTTTTTTCATAATTTTTTAAGTAATAATTAAAGATTAGCGTTCGTCAGGAAAACAAAGCCTGTGGAAAGTTTTGCAAACGTAGTTAAAAATAAAATTTCAGGTATTTTATGAAAGAGAGTTTAACCGTTTTTTAACAGTATCAACAAATAGATTCTGTAATAGCTTAAAAAATTAAAATCAAATATTTCTAAATCATTAAGATTATATTAAGTTGTTAAGAGTATTAAGACAAATGCGTTAAGTTTAACCATCAGAATAATTTATCTTAATTATACTTTATTCCTTAAATGCTCTTAAGGGTTTAAGCTTTTAAATGTCAAACCTAACAGGTTTTAAAAACCTGTTAGGTTTATTTTTTTCAGTTTTAATGATCTATTTCTTTACGAGTATTTTCTCGGTCGCTTTTTTGCTTAAAATTTCTGTTTTGCCATCAATTTCTATGGTCATTGATTTATCAAAATTTTCAACTTTAACGATTTTCACTTTGGTATCAAGGAGCAGTTTCCTGTCATTCAGATAAGTCAGGAAAGCATCATCAGAAAGAGTAACTGAGGCAAAAGTAACATTTTCTCCAGGTTCACAATTGCTTAGCTTCTCAAGATCCTGAGAAATAATATTTCCGTCTTTATCAGGAATAGGTTCTCCATGAGGATCAAATTTAGGATAATCAAGAATTTCGTCCATTTTCTCGAAAAAGATTTGAGAATGCACGTGTTCAAGCTGTTCTGCAATTTCGTGAACATTTTCCCAGCCAAAATTCATTTTTTTAACCAGAAACATTTCGGTAAGTCTGTGTTTACGAACTACCAGAGATGCTTCACGTCTTCCGCTTTCTGTAACAATTAATGGTTTGTAGGTTTCATAGATGACCCACTTTTTCTCTGCAAACTTTTTCATCATATTATTGACACTCGGCATTTTTACATTCAAAAATTTGCTGAGCTCATTAATCGTAACCTTTCCTTCATTGTCAACTAAATGAAACAAAGCTTTCAGGTAATTCTCTTCTGTTAGGGTTGTTTTCAAAATGTTAGATGATTTTCAATACAAATCTAACAAAATAAAATGAAAAGTTCACTCTTGTTATTTTAACTTTTTTTACTTTTACTCTATGAGATTTTCATTCAAAAACGACTATTCTGAAGGGTGCCATCCAAATATATTACAGGCCCTTTTACAGCATAATCTTGATCAGCAGGCCGGATATGGAGAAGATGAGTATTCATTAAAAGCAAAAACATTAATCAAAGAAAAAATCAACAATCAGAATTCTGAAGTTTTTTTGGTTTCAGGAGGAACGCAGGCTAACTTAATTGTTATTTCAGCAATCTTAAAGCCCTACCAATGTGCAATTTCTGCCGCTCCCGGCCACATTCTGAATAATGAAACAGGAGCTATTGAAGCCACAGGTCATAAAGTATTGAGTATTGAAACAGCAGATGGAAAATTAAGACCGTCGGATATTATCCCGGTTTTAGAAGGACATAGCAATGCACCCCATCAGGTGATGCCTAAACTGGTGTATATATCCAATTCTACAGAGCTGGGAACCATTTATCAGGCTAAAGAACTGGAAGAGCTTTCAGCATTTTGTAAAGAAAAGAAATTATACCTGTTTATGGATGGAGCAAGACTGGGACATGGCCTGACCTCAGAAATCAGTGATCTTACCCTGGAAAAAGTAGCTCTTCTGACAGATGTTTTTTATCTTGGAGGCACAAAAAACGGGGCATTGATAGGCGAAGCTATTGTCATTAACAATCTTGTTCTTCAGGAGGATTTTGCATTTAATATCAAACAGAAAGGTGCATTGTTAGCCAAAGGAAGGCTTTTGGGAATACAGTTTATGGAACTCATGAAAGATAACCTGTATTTTGATCTGGCGAAACATGCCAATCAGCAGGCTATGAAAATTAAGAATGCATTGCAGAAAAAAGGAACGGCATTTCTTTCAGATACCTATACCAATCAGATTTTTCCTATTCTGAGTAATGATCTTATTGAAGTTTTGTCTGAAAATTTTGAATTCTATGTCTGGAAAAAAGTAGATGAAAATTTCTCGGCAATACGCCTTATTACTTCCTGGAATACTGGCGATGAAGCAGTAAACCGATTTATTGAAATTATTGAAACAGAATTAACATAAAAATGAAGAGGCTGTCTCAAAACTGTCATACGAAATGCAATGTAGTGAAGAATCTCATGTAGTTGTTTATTATAGAGATTCTTCCTTCGTCAGAAATCGAGATTCGACGTAGTCAATGACAAAAGTCGGCTATTGGACTTTTGAGACAGCCTCTTTTTATTTTAATAATGTATTATTTTTTCAAAGCTTCGCTTACTACTTTACAGTCTGCAGAGCTTAGCTTCTGTCCATCTTTATAGCTTATTTTTTTCTCATCCGCATATTTAGACTGTCCGTCTTCCTCTTTATGATCTCCAATTCCTTCTGTTAAAGCATTGTCTTTCTGGATAAAGTAAATATCTCTTTTGCTTTTTTTCCCTTCTGAAGCAAATTCGTAAGTCAGTTTCAGCGTATCTCCGGATTTGAAACCGGTTACATCTCCTTTTGAACTGTCTTTTTCACTGTTTTTATAAGATAACTTTCCGGTAATTGTTCCTAAATTATCATCAATAGAAGCAAAAACACTGTCTTTTCCTGTTACCCCGATATAGCAGAACGATTTTGGTCCCAATGTATCTATTACAGGTTCTTCAACAGCAATGGTATCTGCAACAGCTTTGGGAGCCGGAGCTTCAGTTTTTTTATTACAGTTGATTAAAAAAGCTGATACAGTACCCAATAAGATTAATTTTTTCATATCCTTAATTGTTAAATCAAATTTTGAAGCTCAAAAATAATAAACTATTTATAGAATAAAGAATATTGCTCATAAATAAGAATAATTTTCTAATTCTCATTAATCGGAATATTTTAGGCACGAAAAATGAATGACAATGCAAAATTGATTGTAATGAAAAAGATTACCAAAGCACTGGGATTGGGATTACTTATGCTCGGTCTGCATTTTATGTTAGGGCAGACGCCTCAGAATTATATCTATACCTCTTCCGGAGACCTTAGGAAAATAGAAAAAATGATTACCCGTCAGGATATCGGAGGAGTGCAGATTGTTTATAACTGGAGAGCTTTGGAAACTTCAAAAGATGTTTATGACTTTTCAGTCATTGAGAAAGATCTGGAGTATTTAACTTCCCTCAATAGAAAATTATTTATTCAGCTTCAGGATAGGTTTTTTGAACCACAGGCCAGATATATTCCTGATTATGTATTGAATGATAAAGAATATATGGGAGGTTTGGTTCCTCAATATGACAATCCAGGTGAGAATAAACCTGTTGGAAGTGGATGGGTTACCCAGCAATGGAATTCTGCTGTCCGTGTGAGATTTCAGAAACTGATAGGAGAGCTGGCAAAGAAATTTGACGGAAAGATTCAGGGAATTAATCTTCCCGAAACATCAATAGATATAGAAATGAAAGCAGATAAAACGGATTTTAGCTGTGACCGTTATTTTCAGGCAGAATTAGAAAATCTGAAGTTTGCGAGAGATGCTTTCCATCAATCCAATGTATTGCAGTATGTCAATTTTTTTCCATGTGAATGGAACAATGACCATCAATACATGTCCAGGCTATGTGATTTTGCGTATAAAAATAATATAGGGCTGGGAGGGCCGGATATTGTTCCGAATAAAAAAGGCCAGATAAAAAACTCTTATCCTTTCTTTAATCAATACAAAGGAAAGCTGCCTTTAGTGGCCATGGCGGTTCAGGAACCAACTTTGACCTATAAAAATCCGAAAACTAAGAAACCTTTTACCAAAGAAGAATTTGTAGAATATGCTGAAAACTATCTTGGAGTAAAAATTATCTTCTGGAGTGTGGAATCTCCCTGGTTGAGAGATTCCTAAATTATTCTGATAAAAGATCTCAGTCAATTCTCCTTTTATACTTTTAGTATTCCTCTGAATCCTCTTGCTGCATAATAAGAATCTGCACCATTATGATAGGTGAATACAGTATTATATCGTCTGTCACAGAAAAGTGCGCCTCCAAGCTCTCTTACCTGTGATGGCGTTTTTATCCAGCTTGATGTCTTTTGATCGAATTTTCCCAGTTCCTGAAGACTGCGGTATTGTTCTTCTGTTAAAAGTTCAATCCCCATTTCTTTAGCTTTGTCGATGACATTGCTTTCTGGTTTGTTGGCCTTTCGTGCATCCCAAGCCTGGTAATCATAGCAAAGACTTCTGCGTTTCGGGCTTTCCGGGGAACAGTCTGTGAAGGAGTATTCATCTGTTTTTTTATTGTATTCTACAACGTCGGGTTCACCTTCTGTAGTTTCCATTTCATATAAAGACCAGACTTTTTCAGGGCTGGCTTCCAATTTTTGCTGAATTTTTTCCCATTTTAGGTCTTTGTGACGGTTCATATTTTTTTCAAAACGGACTTTTAGTGTTTTTAAAAGTTCGTTGATTTGTTCTTGGGTCAGTTTCTTTTTCATATCAAATTTTATTTTGTTATGTTGATTGGTGTTGTTGGAAATCGCGAAGACGCAAATTTTATTAATAATGGCTTGTTTAAAGGCGCAAGGATTTTATCTGCGATAAAATTTCTGACTCTTTATCTTTAAAAATGATTTTATAAAAAATTGTTTAAACTTATCAAAAATACTTAGTACATATTGAACCATTAAGAGGGATTTAAGAAGTAAAATATAGTTAAGATAAATCATTCTGATTTTTAAGCTTAAAGTGAAGATTATCTTAATACTCTTAACAACTTAATACAATCTTAATGTTTCAAAAATACAAGTTTAAACAATTTTTAATA of the Chryseobacterium viscerum genome contains:
- a CDS encoding threonine aldolase family protein, whose amino-acid sequence is MRFSFKNDYSEGCHPNILQALLQHNLDQQAGYGEDEYSLKAKTLIKEKINNQNSEVFLVSGGTQANLIVISAILKPYQCAISAAPGHILNNETGAIEATGHKVLSIETADGKLRPSDIIPVLEGHSNAPHQVMPKLVYISNSTELGTIYQAKELEELSAFCKEKKLYLFMDGARLGHGLTSEISDLTLEKVALLTDVFYLGGTKNGALIGEAIVINNLVLQEDFAFNIKQKGALLAKGRLLGIQFMELMKDNLYFDLAKHANQQAMKIKNALQKKGTAFLSDTYTNQIFPILSNDLIEVLSENFEFYVWKKVDENFSAIRLITSWNTGDEAVNRFIEIIETELT
- the blaIND gene encoding IND family subclass B1 metallo-beta-lactamase translates to MKKSIPFFIISMLLSPLANAQTTQVRDFVIEPQIKPNFYIYKTFGVFGGKEYSTNAVYLVTKKGVVLFDVPWQKSQYQSLLDTIQKRHNLPVIAVFATHSHEDRAGDLSFYNKKGIKTYATAKTNEILKKEGKATSTELIKTGKPYRIGGEEFIVDFLGEGHTADNVVVWFPKYKILDGGCLVKSKAAVDLGYTGEANVAQWPLTMTKLKNKYSQATLIIPGHDEWKGGGHVEHTLDLLNKK
- a CDS encoding DUF4256 domain-containing protein, giving the protein MKKKLTQEQINELLKTLKVRFEKNMNRHKDLKWEKIQQKLEASPEKVWSLYEMETTEGEPDVVEYNKKTDEYSFTDCSPESPKRRSLCYDYQAWDARKANKPESNVIDKAKEMGIELLTEEQYRSLQELGKFDQKTSSWIKTPSQVRELGGALFCDRRYNTVFTYHNGADSYYAARGFRGILKV
- a CDS encoding metal-dependent transcriptional regulator, with the protein product MKTTLTEENYLKALFHLVDNEGKVTINELSKFLNVKMPSVNNMMKKFAEKKWVIYETYKPLIVTESGRREASLVVRKHRLTEMFLVKKMNFGWENVHEIAEQLEHVHSQIFFEKMDEILDYPKFDPHGEPIPDKDGNIISQDLEKLSNCEPGENVTFASVTLSDDAFLTYLNDRKLLLDTKVKIVKVENFDKSMTIEIDGKTEILSKKATEKILVKK